From Nicotiana tabacum cultivar K326 chromosome 15, ASM71507v2, whole genome shotgun sequence, the proteins below share one genomic window:
- the LOC107779405 gene encoding mitochondrial import inner membrane translocase subunit PAM16 like 2-like isoform X1, giving the protein MAAKILANLIVMGSTILARSFVQAYRQALAKASKNGVAQEAVQNIKRASKTMTETEARQILGVTENSSWEEIVQRYENLFERNAKNGSFYLQSKVHRAKECLEAIHQPKEPEEK; this is encoded by the exons ATG GCTGCAAAAATCCTTGCTAATTTGATTGTCATGGGTTCTACAATATTGGCAAGGTCCTTTGTTCAAGCATATCGTCAGGCACTGGCTA AAGCCTCTAAAAACGGGGTTGCTCAAGAAGCAGTGCAGAATATCAAAAGAGCTAGTAAAACCATGACCGAAACAGAAGCAAGGCAGATTCTCGGTGTCACTGAGAATTCATCATGGGAAGAAATCGTGCAG AGATATGAAAACTTGTTTGAGCGAAATGCTAAAAACGGGAGCTTTTACCTTCAGTCAAAGGTTCATAGAGCCAAAGAGTGTTTGGAAGCAATTCACCAACCTAAAGAACCAGAGGAAAAATAA
- the LOC107779405 gene encoding mitochondrial import inner membrane translocase subunit PAM16 like 2-like isoform X2, with product MGSTILARSFVQAYRQALAKASKNGVAQEAVQNIKRASKTMTETEARQILGVTENSSWEEIVQRYENLFERNAKNGSFYLQSKVHRAKECLEAIHQPKEPEEK from the exons ATGGGTTCTACAATATTGGCAAGGTCCTTTGTTCAAGCATATCGTCAGGCACTGGCTA AAGCCTCTAAAAACGGGGTTGCTCAAGAAGCAGTGCAGAATATCAAAAGAGCTAGTAAAACCATGACCGAAACAGAAGCAAGGCAGATTCTCGGTGTCACTGAGAATTCATCATGGGAAGAAATCGTGCAG AGATATGAAAACTTGTTTGAGCGAAATGCTAAAAACGGGAGCTTTTACCTTCAGTCAAAGGTTCATAGAGCCAAAGAGTGTTTGGAAGCAATTCACCAACCTAAAGAACCAGAGGAAAAATAA